One Kineococcus aurantiacus genomic window carries:
- a CDS encoding ImmA/IrrE family metallo-endopeptidase: MSTASSFAVQAPVLRWARETARIDQQTAAARLGVKLNRVEQWEAGQATPTLNQLRKMSDVYERPLAAFFMRELPDVPEPSRLPDFRRSETREGIDPAPLQKAISRAYRQRDALIDILEATDGNAESGYAAFELDPESSAEEISVELRTALDLDSIPRATVLRPEEYARTLIRRAEALGITVIQTQRVDARLMRGFSIADGPCPIIALNGADWPRGKIYTLIHELAHVGFRTSGLCDLQHEDDGDLERKCEQIAAATLMPKDQFLSLIDLPDSRALDTDTARAIGSQFGVSGEAAVLRTIELGLAEWDDYWRLKPEFDAAYRAFRTEQREAREGKDPPPIFYQLKARDLGRRFITRVVEAHRDEAISSRDVSQLLEVSYDKVPKLLSVIGEAPA; encoded by the coding sequence GTGTCGACGGCCAGCAGCTTCGCGGTCCAAGCGCCGGTGTTGCGCTGGGCGCGTGAGACGGCGCGGATCGATCAGCAGACTGCCGCTGCCCGCCTAGGCGTGAAGCTGAATCGCGTCGAGCAGTGGGAGGCGGGCCAGGCCACCCCCACCTTGAACCAGCTTCGCAAGATGAGCGACGTCTACGAACGCCCCCTTGCCGCCTTCTTCATGCGTGAACTCCCCGACGTGCCCGAACCCTCCCGACTGCCAGACTTTCGGCGATCAGAGACTCGGGAAGGCATCGATCCGGCTCCGCTACAGAAGGCCATTTCCCGCGCCTACCGGCAACGCGATGCCCTCATCGATATTCTTGAGGCGACGGACGGGAATGCAGAGTCCGGGTACGCGGCGTTCGAGCTGGACCCGGAGTCCTCTGCCGAGGAAATCAGCGTCGAGCTGCGCACTGCTCTTGACCTAGATTCAATCCCCCGCGCCACCGTGCTCCGCCCGGAAGAATACGCGCGCACCCTAATCCGCAGAGCCGAGGCTCTCGGTATCACCGTCATTCAGACGCAGCGCGTTGACGCTCGCTTGATGCGGGGGTTCTCCATAGCGGATGGACCGTGCCCGATTATCGCGCTCAACGGTGCGGACTGGCCCCGCGGCAAAATTTACACCCTCATTCACGAGCTGGCTCATGTCGGATTCAGAACGAGCGGCCTCTGCGATCTGCAGCACGAGGACGACGGCGACCTTGAGCGCAAGTGCGAGCAGATTGCCGCCGCAACCCTCATGCCAAAGGATCAATTCCTCAGCCTGATCGATCTTCCCGATTCACGGGCTCTAGACACGGACACCGCCCGAGCCATCGGAAGTCAATTCGGAGTGAGCGGCGAGGCGGCTGTGCTCCGGACGATCGAGCTCGGTCTAGCGGAATGGGACGACTATTGGCGACTCAAGCCTGAATTCGACGCCGCTTACCGAGCTTTCCGCACGGAACAACGAGAGGCGCGGGAGGGGAAAGATCCTCCACCGATCTTCTATCAGCTCAAGGCTCGCGACTTGGGTCGCCGCTTCATTACCCGAGTGGTCGAGGCGCACCGCGATGAAGCCATCAGTTCCCGCGACGTCTCGCAGTTGCTGGAGGTCTCCTACGACAAAGTACCCAAGCTGCTGTCTGTAATCGGGGAGGCTCCAGCGTGA
- a CDS encoding DUF4411 family protein — MSAVPRIYSFDTSGLIDGIERFYPIGNFPGVWEHVDDLIAAGRLLVSEEAWAEALRADAPLKSWCLEPGMNREACIRETDAAVATIAGSITNDFPKWAQQGRKNGADPFVIAVAEVDACTVITGETNGGPGRPKIPYVCGQRNVDYGKFVDMVRYEGWVLHR; from the coding sequence GTGAGTGCAGTCCCGCGGATTTACTCATTCGACACGAGTGGGCTCATCGACGGAATCGAGCGCTTCTACCCGATCGGCAACTTCCCTGGCGTATGGGAACACGTGGACGACCTCATCGCCGCGGGGCGCCTTCTGGTCTCGGAAGAGGCTTGGGCCGAGGCGCTACGAGCGGATGCCCCTCTCAAGTCATGGTGCCTGGAACCTGGCATGAACAGGGAAGCTTGCATCCGCGAAACGGATGCAGCGGTCGCGACTATCGCGGGTTCGATTACTAACGATTTCCCGAAATGGGCTCAGCAGGGTCGCAAGAATGGTGCTGACCCATTCGTCATCGCGGTCGCTGAGGTCGATGCGTGCACCGTCATCACGGGAGAGACCAACGGTGGACCTGGGCGACCGAAGATCCCTTACGTGTGTGGGCAGCGGAACGTCGACTACGGCAAGTTCGTGGACATGGTCCGTTACGAGGGGTGGGTACTACACCGGTAG
- a CDS encoding phage major capsid protein yields the protein MPLNTLNAAPLLTPEQVQATIVRPVTTGSVATQVSTVVTSTSKSTRFPLVVSDPTAAGVAEGQEIPFSSLGTDAVTVVPFKLAVLDSITREAIEDSDDAALDLTAARMAEAIAKRLDAGFFSAAAAGVVQAGIGAVAGVSTVDAGETWSSVDPFVDALAEAEGVGATVDAFVANPADARALAKLKQATGSNLPLFSGDPTVPTRRVVLGVPLFVTPAVPAGTVWGIPRARSFVVIRDEVRVETDGSPLFTKDSVAVRTTMRVGYAWPHAAAVVKVALSS from the coding sequence ATGCCCTTGAACACCCTCAACGCCGCGCCGCTGCTCACCCCTGAGCAGGTGCAGGCGACCATCGTGCGGCCCGTGACCACTGGCTCGGTCGCCACGCAGGTCTCCACCGTCGTCACCTCGACGAGCAAGTCGACCCGGTTCCCGCTCGTCGTCAGCGACCCCACCGCAGCCGGGGTCGCCGAGGGGCAGGAGATCCCGTTCAGCTCGCTCGGTACCGACGCCGTCACCGTCGTGCCGTTCAAGCTCGCGGTGCTCGACAGCATCACCCGCGAGGCCATCGAGGACAGCGACGACGCCGCGCTCGACCTCACCGCCGCCCGCATGGCCGAGGCCATCGCCAAGCGCCTCGACGCGGGGTTCTTCTCCGCTGCCGCCGCAGGCGTCGTGCAGGCGGGCATCGGTGCGGTGGCTGGCGTCTCGACCGTCGATGCGGGCGAGACGTGGTCGAGCGTCGACCCGTTCGTCGATGCCCTCGCCGAGGCCGAGGGGGTCGGCGCGACCGTCGATGCGTTCGTCGCCAACCCCGCCGACGCCCGGGCGCTGGCCAAGCTCAAGCAGGCCACCGGCAGCAACCTGCCGCTGTTCTCGGGCGACCCCACGGTGCCGACCCGGCGCGTGGTGCTCGGGGTGCCGCTGTTCGTGACCCCGGCCGTGCCGGCCGGGACCGTGTGGGGCATCCCCCGCGCCCGCTCGTTCGTCGTCATCCGCGACGAGGTGCGCGTCGAGACCGACGGCAGCCCGCTCTTCACCAAGGACAGCGTGGCGGTGCGCACCACCATGCGCGTCGGCTACGCATGGCCGCACGCCGCTGCCGTGGTCAAGGTCGCTCTTTCGTCCTGA